The Tenrec ecaudatus isolate mTenEca1 chromosome 12, mTenEca1.hap1, whole genome shotgun sequence genomic interval attCTGGGGCACGCCCCTGATAGggtagccacaggaggataaagtggtaagtTAATCCCATTGTGAAATTAGCAGTAGGCAGGTCGAAGAATCATACCTACAAATCACCCAGAgatagccagtgctcttcaactcacctggctcctctaaaacaaggcaacacaaacagccatcactcCCAACTAcctcaaaagaaaaacaggagaaagaaaaggcaatggcagaagaagtCCTGAAcaaaacaacatacatagaagaagcagacattgagctgccacagaaaagaattttcagaatgctgtttggaatcgtacaggatatgaggaaaacaatacagaaaaaggatgaaatgataggggagataaaggccataccccaaagggaaatacaggagcttagggaggagataacaaaagccaGCAGCAGAAACACGGACATTGAGAATAGaagggaggaatcagagaaccgcatcagtgacttggaggacagccaagcagactttaacaaacgtgaacaaaaatctaataagatcataagagaagctgaagaaaacctaggagctatgtctgatgctatgaagcagaacaacattaaatTATTGGCTTACAGGAGGAAGACACAaccaagaagtcatctgcaacaatagtgagagaattcttggaggaaaacttccccagcttaaaaatgaaaacaaggaaaccattcaggaggctgaaaggacACTAGCAagcctgaatcccaagaagaagtcaccaaggcacatactagttaaactatccaactatgaggaaaaggagaaaatcatgagagcagctagggaaaaacaagcaatcagatataaagccttccacataagaatatcctcagacctatcagcagaaacgatgaggaaaaggagagagtggagtaacatattccaagaactgaaggaaaacaacgcaaacgcaagaatactctacccagccaaattatcgatcgaGATAGatacttatttatgcttggtgggttgttcttctgctcatactgggtcggcaaagaTAGAGGTGGGAAGAGTCAGGGGAGCAGGGCTTGTTCACAGTCACACATTGCATTGAGCCTTCCTAGGAGGAGAAATCAGGGTTTTGCTGCCCACGTCAAAGCAGAAGCTCAGGTGGAACATGGGGGGCTGCCTGAGCCTACTTGCTCGAATGGGAATGGGCTGGCTCTGAGCAGATGGGCACCCGACTTCATGATACTGGCCTCCTGAAAGGAAACCAGCTTTTATTACGTGGAGGGGAGCCACAGGTCAGGGAGGGGGTGGCATTGTCCTGACCATGCACTCGGCAGAGGAGGGAGGGCGAGGCCTGGGTTAGAGGAAGGTGAGGTGAGCATCAGCAGGGACACCACAGCTCTCCTTGTGCTCCTCAAACAgccggtccagggccttcaagtaGAGTGTGTGGTAGTGGTCGACGTCTTCCTCCGTGGGGTGGAGGACCTGGGGCACATCGATGGGGCGGCCCACTGGGGAGACAGGGACGCAGCTGCTGTGCACAGATCCCTCTCATCCCCAAGAGTATGAAGGCAGCTTGCCCTCAGAGATGAGTACTCACCCACCGTGGTGATGGGCCTGCGGAATGGCATGAGGCCCCAGGAGGTACCCGAGAAGATGCTCTGGCCAAAGAAGATACAAGGAGAAAAGCCCACCAGTTTCTTGAAGGTCATCTGGCAGCGGTACTGCCAGCAGTCGGCAGGAAAAGTTTTGACATTGAAGATATCATTCTCTCCGAAAGAGTAGATGGGTACCAGGGAGGCccttgggaggagaggagggaggcatGAGGCTGGTGGCTGGCGCCTGAGTTGTCTCAGAGCCTTTCAGCTGCTGCTTCCCAAGACCTCTGAAATCACACCAAAGTGGGGCGTCCACCTCCGGCCACCAAGAAAGAAATGGCAGAAAGGGCTCACCTTTCTTGAGACTCAACGGTGCACTGAAATCAGTTACTTTTCTCATTTTGCCTTTACAATATGACATGCTTGCCATGCGGCGTGTGTGCTACTTCCCATGTGAGAAAACATGGGCTTGCCTCTGAGATCGTGgtagggatttgaacccaggatgcCCGGGAGCCCTGTTTTGGCCactctaaccttgcctttttctgATGCACAGATATGGAGTGTGGTGGGCAGAGGTTGCGCGCTGTGATTGGCTGAGTGTGAGCACTCAGTCACGGAGGTGGGCACTCTCCCTGCCTGTATGGCCCTTCAGCGGGACCCTGGTGAAAGCTCCAGCATCTTCCACTGACCCCGGGGGAAATCAGAGCCACTCACCCATGCCGAAGCGCAAGGCGCACGAAGCCTTTGCGATTCAGGAGACTAAGGCAGTGCTGGCCAGGGCTTGAGTACAAGGCCTCCTGCGCACCCCCGACGGTGATGACCACAAGCTGGCCGCACCGGTTCTGTGATAGGATTTGGTCCAGGTTCTGACGGTCCACAGAAATCAATCCTGTaagggggggatggggggtggctGGGGACGCAGGAAGCAGTCATCACCAGCACAGAGTCCCCTGAGTCCCTCCACTTTATGGGAAGGGTGAGCTCCAACTTCTGTCCCATATCCTCTCATCCCACTCTGTGTCAGCCTCTAGTCCACAGGCCTGCACCAGATCACCAGCATCCACTCAAAGCACCTGAAGCGagtggtgctggtggaggtgtGACTCTAGCCCTGGTCACTGTTTCCTGCTGCTgctactcctcctcctcctcctcctcttcatcaccTCCTCCTACACTtcgtcctcctccttctccttgctCACCAGAAGTCATGAGATATTCACGGTAGATGGGGACGTAGAAGACTCCTGCCAATGTGGTAAACAGGGACCGGAGCCCAGGGAACTGCAGGGAGAAGGCGTTGCTCTCTGTGCAGAAATTGCTGAACAACCCGATGCCCATGACCCCGTGGGGGTGGGCGCCCATCACGTAATTGCGGTCAGGGGGCAACTCGGCTGTTTTCACCAGCTGTGGGTGTTCCGGCAGGATtggggagagagagacaaagggaaCGTCACACTGGGAAATGTTAGTCCTCCTCCTCAGTGGACTTCCAAGTGCAAGGTCCTGGGAGGGGCCAGAAGTTGGCCGtgtgccccctccccactgcctgtGCCTGGGCCATCTGACCAGTCACCTTGATAGGAAAATAATCCCTCAGGTACTTCCAAATTGTCCAGTTCCTCTTCCACATGGAGCATCTTCCACCTGGGATCACAGGTCACAGATGTTGGCATGTCAGAGTCCTCCCAGGGTCCTGTCCTGCCAATTTTTGCTGGgagggggccggggagggagcTGTGCCAAACTCACCTTGCTTGGGGGTGTCCCAGTCCAGGTAGAGCCAGGCAAAGTAGAGAAGAGAGATTGACCACAGCgaggtgaagaggaggaggaagagcaggaTGGTGGAGAAGGCGCCTGGGTgagaggtgagagggaatgaggAATGAGCTCCCTAAGAGCTTCCGGGCTCCCTTGGCCTGTAGGGTGAGGACAACTGGTGGCCCTCTCTCCAGTCCCAGGCCTCCGAGCCTCTCCCATTCTGCTCACCCAGGAAAAGAAATGTGGTCACATAGTACAAGGCTGATGCTGATTCCAGCCACCGCCTTCCTCGGGTTTTCATGGTAGGTGAGGGCGAGGGAGCCTCCATCGCAAGGCCTCCTGTCTTCTGTGGGTTTCAGGGTGCCAGAAGGCCCCCAAGCGAGAGCTTCGAAGCCTGCCCTTGGTAAGGTTTACTCAGCCTGGAAGCCTTGCTTTCACTGTGCATGTGATCTGGTGAGTGGCTGTGGCCCTGAGATCTGTGGACCGGAGACCAGAAGGCTCCAGACTCCTCCCTGGAACTGATCTTTGAACTTCTCCCTATCAGTTTTGTAGTCTGGCCCCTGGGCGGACCGGGAAGTCGTGTTCTAGGGAGGGGCAGCCCCTGTGTGCTAGAGATTGGTGTGGGATGGGGGCAGTGGAGCTTATCCAGTGGGTCCCAGCAGCTCCagttgtgtgggggggggggggaggcggcggGGGGCGTAAAATCCCCAGGAGATGATTCCTCCCAGCCTGCCTGATCCTAGGCCTGTTTACAAGTCACAGAGAGGGTCAATGCTAAGGGGCTCCAGGGTTGTCGCGCAACCTGGACCTGACGTGCACGTGGTGTGCCACTGTGAACACAAAcaagcgcgcgcgcacgcacacacacacacacacacacaatgagtgTGCCCGCCGTTCCCGTCTTTATTTCACTCCCTGGATACCCGGGGTAGAGGGTGGGGGCAGCAGATTGGTTTAGGAGGGTTGCTGGAGGTGTGCAGGGCACAATAAAACGCCTGCAagaagggaaccagtggagaggtctgggaggctggccccagcaccaaaaattaagtggattcctgcccctcccccaagaagaatttgtttcaaaggacggcattgattctgcagctccgggagagggacatatctgatcagagcacacgggagtagatgaaggctcaggaggagagagtggagcacagcctggcccaccaggccatgaggatgatgttcctgattagagcagccagttcacagagagaacatggctggccccactatgagacatgatgcccctcagtgaccaatggcgctacaggggacagcaccggagacacaatctgcgaattgcacctgacctgatcccaccacaccaaggcaaagcactgaggtagtgcagcggaacagcaagggaatggagcggcaaggtcctcagggaatgctgaaagtggactttgggtccaggacGTGGttccccaacagattggactggaaaacactcctaaaggccaacaaacaatccttgaactaactacaagcttttgtttcttgatgtgttttgttttgttctttgtcaatggtttgttgttgctgttttgttgtctggttgtatactgttgctttgttttcctctgtcttgtttttgtgcatgttattatctctacaggtctgtctaaataagacaggctggatgaactatctggatgaaaaacaacaggaacgacagttccggggggacttgggatagggggaagtgggggggggggtaaggaagtggtgttaacaaacccagggacaagggaacaacacgggatccaaattggtggtgagggggtagtggcaggcctggtagggaatgatcaagggtaaggttacataagaagaggtatagctgtaacccaggtggggacagagcatgatagtggggcaggaggaaagtcaagggaaatagagaaaagagctaggagacaaagggcatttatagagatccagACAAAGACatctacatgcaaatatatatatatgaggatggggaaatagatctatgtgtctatagttataggtttagtattaaggtggaggaaggacattgggcctctactcaagcactccctcaacgcatgaatactttcttctattaaattggcactctacgatgctcaccctcctgacacacctGCTGAAGCTAaaacaggtgaacaagtaaatgtggtgaagaaagctgatggcgcctggctagcaaaagagatagtgtctggggtcttaaaggcttgaaagcgaacaagctgccatctttctcagaagcaacaaagcccacatggaagaagcacaccagcctgtgtgatcacgaggtgccaaagggatcagggataaggcatcatcaaaaaaatcttaccatagtgaatgaagggggaagttcagagtggagacctaaagcccatttgtcagccactggagatcccctcacagaggggtctaaggg includes:
- the LOC142422965 gene encoding 2-acylglycerol O-acyltransferase 3-like, yielding MSTVDIHMMQVDYEDQWLQLMRTYVGPMVNTLFPAPHQDEQPSLQPHHDSSTFTLNVTLNHKDLYYEAFYCALHTSSNPPKPICCPHPLPRWHTTCTSGPGCATTLEPPPTMKTRGRRWLESASALYYVTTFLFLGAFSTILLFLLLFTSLWSISLLYFAWLYLDWDTPKQGGRCSMWKRNWTIWKYLRDYFPIKLVKTAELPPDRNYVMGAHPHGVMGIGLFSNFCTESNAFSLQFPGLRSLFTTLAGVFYVPIYREYLMTSGLISVDRQNLDQILSQNRCGQLVVITVGGAQEALYSSPGQHCLSLLNRKGFVRLALRHGASLVPIYSFGENDIFNVKTFPADCWQYRCQMTFKKLVGFSPCIFFGQSIFSGTSWGLMPFRRPITTVVGRPIDVPQVLHPTEEDVDHYHTLYLKALDRLFEEHKESCGVPADAHLTFL